One genomic segment of uncultured Desulfobacter sp. includes these proteins:
- a CDS encoding SLC13 family permease, producing MTTINADAAKTQLDWKRILFILIGLTLFAIVNFSPAWPDAVDPTGKHFILSAQGKGALAIFLLAGTWWVFEVVPIGVTSLALGAFQVLFAVRTAKEALKDFMTPSVLFIFGSLVIGMVFTKTGLTKRLAYKMLAVVGERTSMIYLGCFVVTAALTHIMAHTAVAATMFPLLMTIYAMYTDEPGPTKFGKGLFIGMAFVAGAGSIVTLLGAARGAVAIGFFKDIVGKDISFFELTYYMFPVGWAMTFILWGFFMIFCKPEKKTIPGIKEKAKSLEKAMGGITKQEILAGTIIFLAIAIMSVKQFIPAISNLDKNAIMLVATVLFFIFNILDIKDLETIPWNIILLFGGAMSIGFCLWETGAAEWLAINWLTLFQKANYFVFILSIAFFVMIMTNFIMNVAAIAISLPVALVIAPYLNVAPEVILFASLVTAGMPFLLLVGAAPNAIAYDSKQFTTGEFFMYGIPASIILMVIVALSIFLWKLMGMPITTI from the coding sequence ATGACAACTATAAATGCAGATGCAGCAAAAACACAACTGGACTGGAAAAGAATTCTGTTTATTCTAATTGGGCTGACCCTGTTCGCTATTGTCAATTTTTCTCCGGCATGGCCGGATGCTGTGGATCCTACCGGAAAACATTTCATATTAAGTGCCCAGGGCAAAGGTGCGCTCGCTATCTTTCTTCTAGCTGGCACCTGGTGGGTATTTGAAGTCGTGCCCATCGGCGTGACCAGTCTGGCATTAGGTGCGTTTCAGGTGCTTTTTGCCGTCCGTACAGCCAAGGAGGCCCTGAAGGATTTCATGACCCCGTCGGTCTTGTTTATCTTCGGCTCCCTGGTCATCGGCATGGTGTTTACCAAAACAGGTTTAACCAAGCGACTGGCTTACAAAATGCTTGCCGTTGTGGGAGAAAGAACCAGCATGATTTACCTGGGATGCTTTGTGGTTACAGCGGCATTAACCCATATTATGGCCCATACAGCTGTGGCAGCCACCATGTTTCCGCTTTTAATGACCATTTACGCGATGTACACAGATGAACCCGGCCCCACCAAATTTGGTAAGGGGCTGTTTATCGGCATGGCATTTGTGGCAGGCGCCGGTTCTATTGTCACGCTTTTAGGTGCCGCCAGGGGCGCTGTGGCCATCGGTTTTTTTAAAGACATCGTGGGCAAGGATATATCCTTTTTCGAGCTTACCTATTACATGTTCCCTGTGGGCTGGGCCATGACCTTTATCCTCTGGGGATTTTTTATGATTTTCTGCAAACCAGAAAAAAAGACCATCCCAGGCATCAAGGAAAAGGCAAAATCACTGGAAAAAGCCATGGGCGGCATCACAAAACAGGAGATACTTGCCGGCACCATCATCTTTCTGGCCATCGCTATCATGTCCGTAAAACAGTTTATCCCTGCCATATCCAACCTGGACAAAAATGCGATCATGCTTGTGGCAACGGTTTTATTCTTTATTTTCAATATCCTTGACATCAAAGATCTTGAAACGATTCCCTGGAATATTATCCTTCTGTTTGGCGGTGCCATGAGTATCGGCTTCTGCCTGTGGGAAACAGGTGCTGCCGAATGGCTTGCCATCAACTGGCTGACCCTGTTCCAGAAAGCCAATTACTTTGTTTTCATTTTAAGCATCGCATTTTTTGTCATGATCATGACCAACTTCATCATGAACGTGGCGGCCATTGCCATATCCCTGCCCGTGGCACTGGTTATTGCCCCCTATTTGAATGTGGCACCTGAAGTTATCCTGTTTGCGTCTCTTGTAACGGCCGGTATGCCATTTTTACTGCTGGTGGGTGCAGCCCCCAACGCCATCGCCTACGACTCAAAACAGTTTACCACAGGCGAATTTTTCATGTACGGCATTCCAGCGTCCATCATCTTGATGGTGATTGTCGCTTTGTCCATATTCCTGTGGAAACTCATGGGGATGCCCATCACAACGATATAA